The Streptomyces kanamyceticus genome window below encodes:
- a CDS encoding alpha/beta fold hydrolase yields the protein MKLHTHEWGTGDRVALLVHGIMSDHRTWRRVGPAIAERGYRVIGVDLRGHGESGRGAYGAEIFADDLVETLPVGADLAIGHSLGGMALALAVERLAPQRAVYSDPAWTLGAEQSVDPAVFVEFQRATRGIIANFNPRWEAADVDIELATLAAWDTDTALGLSGANAVDRTPAAPAVPSLVQVADPSLLVDEALKDELTRRGFEVRTVKGAGHTIHRDDFDGFMASLEGWL from the coding sequence ATGAAGCTGCACACCCACGAATGGGGCACCGGCGACCGGGTCGCCCTCCTGGTCCACGGGATCATGTCGGACCACCGCACCTGGCGGCGCGTGGGACCCGCCATCGCCGAGCGCGGCTACCGGGTGATAGGCGTCGACCTGCGCGGGCACGGGGAGAGCGGGCGCGGCGCGTACGGCGCGGAGATCTTCGCGGACGATCTCGTCGAGACGCTGCCGGTCGGCGCGGACCTCGCGATCGGGCACTCGCTCGGCGGGATGGCACTCGCCCTCGCGGTCGAGCGCCTCGCGCCCCAGCGCGCCGTCTACTCCGACCCGGCGTGGACGCTCGGGGCCGAACAGTCCGTGGACCCCGCCGTGTTCGTGGAGTTCCAGCGGGCGACGCGCGGGATCATCGCGAACTTCAACCCGCGCTGGGAGGCGGCCGACGTGGACATCGAACTCGCCACGCTGGCCGCCTGGGACACGGACACCGCGCTCGGCCTCTCCGGCGCGAACGCCGTCGACCGCACCCCGGCCGCGCCCGCCGTCCCCTCCCTCGTCCAGGTCGCGGACCCCAGCCTCCTCGTCGACGAGGCGCTCAAGGACGAGCTGACCAGGCGCGGCTTCGAGGTGCGTACGGTCAAGGGGGCGGGTCACACGATCCACCGTGACGACTTCGACGGGTTCATGGCGTCGCTCGAGGGCTGGCTCTGA
- a CDS encoding polysaccharide deacetylase family protein, which produces MITLVRSCAALCALGVLTTVLAGCSGDTAAPGHPGRPARTPAAVAPSASAPPTLAPGPSGLTPVFMNGSRAHGRTVALTFDADMTADQGPRAAAGERFDNPALVATLRRLKVPATFFMTGRWAEEYPAQAKDIGKDPLFEVANHSYSHHAFTGSCYGLPTVPAPRMRTDVRRAFDAFRKAGVERAVPYFRFPGGCYDRQALRALAPGVTAVQWDVVSGDAFATDSAAVARQVLDGVRPGSVVVMHCTRSAAPATERALRTIVPKLRERGFRFVRVSEQIGAAGGAAGATGAAATAGPVEARS; this is translated from the coding sequence GTGATCACTCTCGTACGGAGCTGCGCCGCACTCTGCGCCCTGGGCGTCCTGACCACCGTCCTCGCCGGGTGTTCCGGTGACACCGCCGCGCCGGGGCACCCCGGCCGTCCCGCCAGGACCCCGGCGGCCGTCGCCCCTTCGGCGTCCGCCCCGCCCACCCTCGCCCCCGGGCCCTCGGGCCTCACCCCCGTGTTCATGAACGGGTCCCGCGCGCACGGACGCACCGTCGCGCTCACCTTCGACGCCGACATGACCGCCGACCAGGGGCCGCGCGCGGCGGCCGGCGAGAGGTTCGACAACCCCGCGCTCGTCGCCACCCTGCGCCGCCTCAAGGTGCCCGCGACCTTCTTCATGACGGGACGCTGGGCCGAGGAGTACCCGGCGCAGGCCAAGGACATCGGCAAGGACCCGCTCTTCGAGGTCGCCAACCACTCGTACAGCCATCACGCCTTCACCGGCAGCTGCTACGGCCTGCCGACCGTCCCCGCGCCCCGGATGCGCACGGACGTGCGGCGCGCCTTCGACGCCTTCCGCAAGGCGGGCGTCGAGCGCGCGGTGCCGTACTTCCGCTTCCCCGGCGGCTGCTACGACCGGCAGGCCCTGCGCGCGCTCGCGCCCGGCGTCACCGCCGTGCAGTGGGACGTGGTGAGCGGCGACGCCTTCGCCACGGACTCGGCGGCGGTCGCCCGGCAGGTACTCGACGGGGTGCGGCCCGGTTCGGTGGTCGTCATGCACTGCACGCGCAGCGCGGCCCCCGCGACGGAGCGAGCCCTGCGGACGATCGTCCCGAAGCTGCGCGAGCGCGGATTCCGATTCGTACGGGTGTCGGAGCAGATCGGCGCGGCGGGCGGCGCGGCGGGGGCGACCGGCGCGGCGGCGACGGCCGGGCCCGTGGAGGCGCGGAGCTAG
- a CDS encoding VOC family protein, translated as MRSNLFNIAVDCANAYELAQFWSKVVGHPLNDDDFPGESTAVVRLPTGVRLYFAETPEAKARAADASGAARAPKNPLHLCFQPDGPRDAEVDRLKAVGATVLADLRTPDGKGWVVFQDPERNEFCVLRSEAERLAGEEPDAPGEADTCGGAEVLPGEKPLSGGPGM; from the coding sequence ATGCGCTCGAACCTCTTCAACATCGCCGTCGACTGTGCGAACGCGTACGAACTGGCACAGTTCTGGAGCAAGGTCGTCGGCCATCCGTTGAACGACGACGACTTTCCCGGCGAGTCCACGGCCGTCGTGCGGCTCCCGACAGGGGTCCGGCTGTACTTCGCCGAGACTCCGGAGGCGAAGGCGCGGGCCGCCGACGCCAGCGGTGCCGCCCGGGCCCCCAAGAACCCCCTGCACCTGTGCTTCCAGCCCGACGGTCCGCGCGACGCGGAGGTGGATCGGCTCAAGGCCGTGGGCGCGACGGTGCTCGCGGACCTGCGTACGCCGGACGGCAAGGGGTGGGTGGTCTTCCAGGATCCGGAGCGCAACGAATTCTGCGTGCTGCGCAGCGAGGCGGAACGGCTCGCGGGGGAGGAGCCGGATGCCCCCGGCGAGGCGGATACCTGTGGAGGGGCCGAGGTGCTCCCGGGGGAAAAGCCGTTGTCAGGTGGGCCGGGGATGTGA
- a CDS encoding N5-glutamine methyltransferase family protein, which translates to MLMPARIEWTDSDSDSDSDSDTPTLSARWHSESGAAAPRRVVVADDTTKAATAHRLACEGTALLWRGDFHGARQLLAAMARRVDRKTPPPGRTPADAFHQHRRARGHRARVLGMLLVLLDGEYGLVGAYGLVGERGPALRRAPDVRAACRATYGPPRGPMAVSLRELLGVVGAHEWRVKGVPVPAIGGARIHPHYGVFSPVRGEYVDLVARAALPVAAWRDAPRPRTAFDIGTGTGVLAAVLARRGLDRVVATDINPRALACARENVQLLGLEGVVEVDAAPGLFPAERRAALVVCNPPWLPARPTSAVEQGVYDPGGAMLSAFLGGLAARLAPGGEGWLVLSDLAERLQLRSREQLLGEIAEAGLRVVERLDTVPRHPRAVDASDPLRGGDSLCAANPLCAADPLRPPDPLRAARAAEVTSLWRLAPGQF; encoded by the coding sequence ATGCTGATGCCTGCCCGCATCGAATGGACCGACAGCGACAGCGACAGCGACAGCGACAGCGACACCCCGACCCTCTCCGCCCGTTGGCACTCCGAGAGCGGCGCGGCCGCGCCCCGGCGCGTCGTCGTCGCCGATGACACGACCAAGGCCGCCACCGCCCACCGCCTTGCCTGCGAGGGCACCGCCCTGCTCTGGCGCGGTGACTTCCACGGTGCCCGGCAGTTGCTCGCCGCCATGGCGCGGCGCGTCGACAGGAAGACCCCGCCGCCGGGGCGCACGCCCGCGGACGCCTTCCACCAGCACCGCCGCGCCAGGGGGCACCGCGCCCGGGTGCTCGGCATGCTGCTCGTACTCCTCGACGGGGAGTACGGCCTGGTGGGCGCGTACGGCCTGGTGGGGGAGCGTGGCCCGGCGCTGCGCAGGGCGCCCGACGTCAGGGCCGCCTGTCGCGCGACGTACGGTCCGCCCCGCGGGCCGATGGCCGTCTCCCTGCGCGAACTGCTCGGCGTGGTCGGCGCCCACGAGTGGCGCGTGAAGGGCGTGCCGGTGCCCGCCATCGGCGGCGCGCGGATCCATCCGCATTACGGAGTGTTCTCGCCGGTCAGAGGGGAGTACGTCGACCTGGTGGCGCGAGCCGCGCTGCCGGTCGCCGCCTGGCGGGACGCGCCCCGCCCGCGTACGGCATTCGACATCGGGACCGGAACGGGCGTGCTCGCCGCGGTACTTGCCCGCCGCGGACTCGACCGCGTCGTGGCCACCGACATCAACCCGCGCGCCCTCGCCTGCGCCCGGGAGAACGTCCAACTCCTCGGCCTGGAAGGGGTGGTGGAGGTGGATGCCGCCCCTGGGCTCTTCCCTGCGGAGAGGCGCGCCGCGCTCGTCGTGTGCAATCCGCCGTGGCTGCCCGCGCGTCCGACCTCCGCCGTCGAACAAGGCGTGTACGACCCCGGCGGCGCGATGCTGTCCGCCTTCCTGGGCGGGCTCGCGGCGCGCCTCGCGCCGGGAGGTGAGGGCTGGCTCGTCCTCTCGGATCTGGCCGAGCGTCTCCAACTGCGCTCGCGCGAGCAGCTGTTGGGGGAGATCGCGGAGGCGGGGCTGCGGGTGGTCGAACGGCTCGACACGGTGCCGCGCCATCCGCGCGCGGTGGATGCCTCAGACCCATTGCGCGGCGGCGACTCGTTGTGCGCCGCCAATCCGCTGTGCGCCGCCGACCCGTTGCGACCCCCCGACCCGCTGCGCGCCGCCCGCGCGGCCGAGGTCACCTCGCTCTGGCGGCTCGCGCCCGGCCAGTTCTGA
- a CDS encoding RidA family protein gives MSAVERSGRTRVTADPDWYESAGISLGIRVGDLVFTSGQAPVDGHGATVGAGDFEAQARQALANVSTVLDRAGSGIDRAVKLTVFVTDVAHQDVFARLRAEFYVAPFPAESFVQVAALADPAWLVEIEAVGAVE, from the coding sequence GTGAGCGCCGTGGAGCGGTCAGGCCGCACCCGTGTCACCGCCGATCCCGACTGGTACGAGTCGGCGGGCATCTCGCTCGGCATCCGCGTCGGCGACCTGGTCTTCACCTCCGGACAGGCGCCGGTCGACGGGCACGGCGCCACCGTCGGCGCCGGGGACTTCGAGGCCCAGGCCAGGCAGGCGCTCGCCAACGTGTCCACCGTCCTCGACCGCGCCGGGTCCGGCATCGACCGGGCCGTGAAGCTCACGGTGTTCGTCACCGACGTGGCCCACCAGGACGTGTTCGCCCGGCTGCGCGCGGAGTTCTACGTCGCGCCCTTCCCCGCCGAGTCCTTCGTGCAGGTCGCCGCGCTCGCGGATCCCGCGTGGCTGGTCGAGATCGAGGCGGTCGGCGCCGTGGAGTGA
- a CDS encoding Cmx/CmrA family chloramphenicol efflux MFS transporter — protein MPPAVYIVGLGIFTQGTSEFMLSGLLPGMADDLGVSIPDAGLLISAFAIGMVVGAPLLAVVTLGWPRRTALVSLQAAFVVAHVVGALAPGYAVLFVTRVISALAYAGYWGVAVATAVALVPAAAKARAVAVVAGGLTLATIVGVPVGTLLSQVSSWRAAFWAVAAATVVSLVCTLLLVPGGRGEGERPSVRAELRGMARPQLWLSYAITAFAFGAVIVTFSYLAALLTEVGGVSEGWVPAILALFGVGGLVGIVVGGRTGETRPLGTLGLGLGALALFSALLALTAHVTAVVIALVFLLGFVGYVTNPALQSRVFTLAPGAPTLVGATNTAAFNVGNTVAPLLGGLTIDAGFGYASVAWVGTGLAAAGTLGVLWAARLQRAERGRPSVPTPVSPSVSPSAPLPVAQAARESARAEA, from the coding sequence ATGCCGCCAGCGGTGTACATAGTCGGGCTCGGCATCTTCACCCAAGGGACTTCGGAGTTCATGCTCTCGGGGCTCCTTCCCGGCATGGCCGACGACCTCGGGGTCTCGATCCCGGACGCCGGACTGCTCATCTCGGCCTTCGCGATCGGCATGGTCGTCGGCGCCCCGCTGCTCGCCGTCGTCACGCTCGGCTGGCCGCGGCGCACGGCGCTCGTCTCCTTGCAGGCCGCCTTCGTCGTGGCCCACGTGGTCGGCGCCCTCGCGCCCGGCTACGCCGTCCTGTTCGTGACGCGCGTGATCAGCGCCCTCGCGTACGCCGGGTACTGGGGCGTCGCCGTGGCCACCGCGGTCGCGCTCGTCCCCGCCGCGGCCAAGGCGCGGGCGGTCGCCGTCGTCGCCGGTGGCCTGACGCTCGCCACCATCGTCGGCGTCCCCGTGGGCACCCTGCTCAGCCAGGTCTCCAGCTGGCGCGCCGCGTTCTGGGCAGTGGCCGCGGCCACTGTGGTCAGCCTCGTCTGCACCCTGCTCCTCGTCCCCGGCGGACGCGGCGAGGGCGAACGCCCCTCCGTCAGGGCCGAGTTGCGCGGCATGGCGCGGCCGCAGCTCTGGCTCTCGTACGCCATCACGGCCTTCGCCTTCGGCGCGGTCATCGTCACCTTCAGCTATCTGGCGGCGCTCCTTACCGAGGTCGGCGGGGTCTCCGAGGGCTGGGTGCCCGCGATCCTCGCGCTGTTCGGGGTCGGCGGTCTGGTCGGCATCGTGGTCGGCGGGCGTACCGGCGAGACCAGGCCGCTGGGCACGCTCGGCCTGGGGCTCGGCGCCCTCGCGCTGTTCTCCGCGCTCCTCGCCCTGACGGCCCACGTGACGGCCGTGGTGATCGCCCTGGTCTTCCTGCTCGGATTCGTCGGCTACGTCACCAACCCCGCCCTGCAGTCACGGGTGTTCACCCTCGCGCCGGGCGCCCCGACGCTGGTCGGCGCCACGAACACGGCCGCGTTCAACGTCGGCAACACCGTGGCCCCGCTGCTCGGCGGCCTGACCATCGACGCCGGGTTCGGCTACGCGTCGGTGGCCTGGGTCGGCACCGGTCTTGCCGCGGCGGGAACGCTGGGCGTGCTGTGGGCGGCGCGGCTCCAGCGGGCGGAACGTGGGCGTCCGTCGGTGCCGACGCCTGTGTCGCCCTCTGTGTCGCCATCTGCGCCGCTGCCCGTGGCGCAGGCCGCCCGTGAGTCCGCGCGGGCGGAGGCGTGA